In the Devosia sp. SL43 genome, one interval contains:
- a CDS encoding gluconokinase produces the protein MPLTPARIIIAMGVSSSGKSTVGQSIARRLHVPFLDGDGYHPEANVEKMRAGIPLTDEDRWPWLERLAGALHEAADKKDAAVGACSALRRVYRDFLVEKAGEPILFVYLDGSREVIAERMARRKHEYMPTSLLDSQFATLEVPDPASENVLVVPVTDSVEKITQSVTKSLDHLKTFKRWQ, from the coding sequence ATGCCCCTCACCCCTGCCCGCATCATCATCGCCATGGGTGTCAGTTCATCCGGCAAATCAACGGTCGGCCAATCCATCGCCCGGCGCCTGCATGTCCCGTTTCTTGACGGCGATGGTTATCACCCCGAAGCCAATGTCGAAAAAATGCGCGCCGGAATCCCGTTGACCGACGAGGATCGCTGGCCCTGGCTCGAACGGTTGGCGGGCGCGCTGCACGAAGCCGCCGACAAGAAGGATGCCGCCGTGGGCGCCTGCTCGGCCCTGCGCCGCGTCTATCGCGATTTCCTGGTCGAGAAGGCGGGAGAACCCATTCTCTTCGTCTACCTCGACGGCTCCAGGGAGGTCATCGCCGAGCGCATGGCCCGGCGGAAGCACGAATACATGCCCACCAGCCTGCTCGACAGCCAGTTCGCCACGCTGGAAGTGCCCGACCCGGCAAGCGAGAACGTTCTGGTCGTACCCGTCACCGACAGCGTCGAGAAGATCACCCAGTCGGTAACCAAGTCACTCGATCACCTCAAGACGTTCAAGCGCTGGCAATAG
- a CDS encoding CYTH domain-containing protein, protein MATEIERKFLVVSDGWQGLAESSSLLRQGYLSSNAKATVRVRTWDDAAARLTLKGSVRGMARPEYEYDIPLPDALELLAMAEPHVLEKRRHLVRFGGLSWEIDVFEGRHAGLVIAEVELDSVAQHVELPDWVGREVTDDDRYYNASLSRADGIPA, encoded by the coding sequence ATGGCGACCGAAATCGAGCGCAAATTCCTGGTGGTGTCTGACGGCTGGCAGGGCTTGGCCGAGTCGAGCTCGCTGCTGCGGCAGGGCTATTTGTCGTCCAATGCCAAGGCGACAGTTCGGGTGCGGACCTGGGACGATGCGGCGGCGCGCTTGACCCTCAAGGGATCGGTGCGCGGCATGGCGCGACCGGAATATGAGTATGACATTCCGTTGCCCGACGCCCTTGAACTGCTGGCCATGGCCGAGCCCCACGTGCTGGAAAAGCGCCGGCACCTGGTCCGCTTTGGCGGGCTGAGCTGGGAAATTGACGTGTTCGAAGGACGCCATGCCGGCCTCGTCATAGCCGAGGTCGAGCTTGACAGCGTCGCCCAGCATGTCGAGCTGCCCGATTGGGTGGGCCGGGAAGTGACCGACGACGACCGCTACTACAATGCCAGCCTGTCGCGGGCCGATGGCATTCCCGCTTGA
- a CDS encoding DMT family transporter yields MTKPNIPLALLLSTLGLIVMSAMSAAIHEAAKVAPVGQLVFWRSLVALLPIVIYMAARGQLGPSLRTKYPHKHLIRGLLGCVVMALNFTVLGYLSVGLATALMYLAPILAIFAAMIFLRERPTATVFAGVALGFAGILLMLYPALLGSEVRSGTLIGVAAGIAMAATNALSRVQVKDLTRTDPPASIALSFAIISTLFGLATITLGWVTLDSWTLTLLVGAGLLGGIGHVLMMEAVARAPVSTLAAFEYTGIIWAFLFDIALLGVALDVWSVAGALVVVAAAVLVAYGQGRFAAKPVLAAQTGR; encoded by the coding sequence ATGACCAAGCCCAACATCCCGCTCGCGCTGTTGCTGTCCACGCTGGGCCTTATCGTGATGTCGGCCATGTCGGCTGCCATTCACGAGGCGGCCAAGGTGGCGCCTGTGGGGCAGCTGGTGTTCTGGCGCAGTCTGGTGGCGCTGCTTCCAATCGTGATCTACATGGCCGCTCGCGGGCAGCTTGGACCGTCACTGCGGACGAAATATCCGCACAAGCACCTGATCCGCGGCCTGCTCGGCTGCGTGGTGATGGCGCTGAACTTTACCGTGCTCGGATATCTCTCGGTGGGTCTGGCGACAGCGCTGATGTACCTGGCGCCAATCCTGGCAATCTTCGCGGCGATGATATTCCTACGCGAACGGCCGACAGCGACCGTGTTTGCTGGTGTGGCGCTCGGGTTCGCCGGCATTTTGCTGATGCTTTATCCGGCGCTGCTGGGCAGCGAGGTCCGGTCGGGCACATTGATCGGCGTGGCTGCGGGCATTGCCATGGCGGCAACCAATGCGCTGTCGCGAGTGCAGGTCAAGGATTTGACGCGCACCGATCCGCCGGCCAGCATCGCCCTGTCGTTCGCAATCATCTCGACACTGTTCGGGCTGGCGACCATCACGCTTGGCTGGGTAACCCTTGATAGCTGGACGCTTACGCTGCTGGTGGGTGCCGGGTTGCTCGGCGGCATCGGCCATGTCCTGATGATGGAGGCAGTGGCGCGCGCGCCGGTGTCAACGCTGGCGGCCTTCGAATACACCGGCATCATCTGGGCTTTCCTGTTCGACATCGCGTTGCTGGGCGTGGCGCTCGATGTCTGGTCGGTCGCTGGCGCGCTGGTCGTGGTTGCCGCGGCTGTGCTCGTGGCCTATGGGCAGGGACGATTTGCTGCCAAGCCGGTATTGGCCGCTCAAACGGGAAGATAG
- the gndA gene encoding NADP-dependent phosphogluconate dehydrogenase, translating into MSTADIGLIGLAVMGSNLALNIAEKGYTIAVHNRTASRIDEFVVTAKEQGLDRKVIPKADLTEFIQAIKAPRSIIIMVKAGKPVDEMIEQLLPHLDQGDAIIECGNSLFTDTQRRFDYLRPKGIGYLGVGVSGGEEGARHGPSIMVGGSKEQWHNAEAVLTAIAAQFNGESCCAYLGEGGAGHFVKTIHNGIEYGDMQMIAEVYGVMRDGLGMTPGQAADVFKEWNKGPLNSYLIEITGHVLAAVDDQTGKPLVELILDKAGQKGTGVWSAIAAQQMGVPATAIEGAVAARSISSRKEERVAAEAIYGKPNRGKTDVTLADLEKALLAGKIVSYAQGFAVIAKASEENGWALPLATIAKIWRAGCIIRSRFLDQMSAAYAKGGNANLLVVPDFVALMKDSHPSLRKVVAAAAVGEFPMICLSAALSYFDSYRQALGTANLTQGQRDFFGAHGFEIVGRGSDLHGTWPSTLGK; encoded by the coding sequence ATGTCGACAGCGGATATCGGCCTGATTGGCCTGGCGGTGATGGGTAGCAACCTCGCCCTCAACATCGCCGAAAAGGGGTACACCATCGCTGTTCACAACCGCACGGCTTCCAGGATCGACGAATTCGTCGTCACCGCCAAGGAGCAGGGTCTCGACCGCAAGGTAATCCCCAAGGCGGATCTGACTGAGTTCATCCAGGCGATCAAGGCGCCGCGGTCGATCATCATCATGGTCAAGGCCGGCAAGCCGGTCGACGAAATGATCGAGCAGCTGCTGCCGCATCTGGACCAGGGCGACGCCATCATCGAGTGTGGCAATTCGCTGTTCACCGATACCCAGCGCCGTTTCGATTATCTCAGGCCCAAGGGCATCGGCTACCTCGGTGTCGGCGTTTCCGGCGGTGAAGAAGGCGCGCGCCATGGCCCCTCGATCATGGTCGGCGGCTCCAAGGAGCAGTGGCACAATGCCGAGGCGGTGCTGACCGCCATTGCAGCGCAGTTCAACGGCGAAAGCTGCTGCGCCTATCTGGGCGAGGGCGGCGCTGGCCACTTCGTCAAGACCATCCACAACGGCATCGAATATGGCGACATGCAGATGATTGCCGAAGTCTATGGCGTGATGCGCGACGGCCTGGGCATGACGCCAGGCCAGGCGGCTGACGTGTTCAAAGAATGGAACAAGGGTCCGCTCAACTCCTATCTGATCGAGATCACCGGCCACGTGCTGGCCGCAGTCGATGACCAGACCGGCAAGCCGCTGGTGGAGTTGATCCTCGACAAGGCGGGCCAGAAGGGCACCGGCGTTTGGTCGGCCATTGCCGCCCAGCAGATGGGTGTGCCGGCAACGGCCATCGAAGGCGCCGTCGCGGCCCGCTCGATTTCGTCACGCAAGGAAGAGCGCGTGGCGGCCGAAGCCATCTATGGCAAGCCGAACCGCGGCAAGACCGACGTGACGCTGGCCGATCTTGAAAAGGCACTCCTGGCCGGCAAGATCGTGTCCTATGCGCAGGGTTTTGCTGTCATTGCCAAGGCATCGGAAGAGAATGGCTGGGCGCTGCCGCTAGCAACGATCGCCAAGATCTGGCGTGCCGGCTGCATCATCCGCTCGCGCTTCCTCGACCAGATGTCGGCCGCCTATGCCAAGGGCGGCAATGCCAACCTGCTGGTGGTGCCTGACTTCGTCGCCCTGATGAAGGATAGCCACCCGTCGCTGCGGAAGGTGGTGGCGGCCGCTGCCGTCGGCGAATTCCCGATGATCTGCCTGTCAGCCGCGCTGAGCTATTTCGACAGCTATCGCCAGGCCTTGGGAACGGCCAACCTGACCCAGGGCCAGCGCGACTTCTTCGGCGCCCATGGCTTCGAGATCGTCGGCCGCGGCAGCGACCTTCATGGCACCTGGCCGAGCACGCTCGGCAAGTAA
- a CDS encoding methylated-DNA--[protein]-cysteine S-methyltransferase: METVVFDTALGAFGIGWTDHGIARVQLPGLDAADLRDRINRDGAMPGEPTRDVEVVINLIEDYADGNVVEFRDVRLDLQGVPEFHRQAYDLLLDYGWGQTTTYGELARALGDVTLSRAVGQAMGANPIPLIIPCHRVLASDRKAGGFSAPGGAGSKVRMLALEGVAVGAPAGQMTFGF; the protein is encoded by the coding sequence ATGGAAACTGTTGTCTTCGATACGGCACTGGGCGCGTTCGGCATTGGCTGGACCGATCACGGTATTGCCCGCGTGCAATTGCCGGGGCTCGACGCGGCCGACCTGCGCGATCGGATCAACCGGGATGGCGCCATGCCGGGCGAGCCGACGCGTGACGTCGAAGTGGTCATCAACCTGATCGAGGACTATGCCGACGGCAATGTAGTGGAGTTCCGCGATGTCAGGCTCGATCTGCAGGGCGTGCCCGAATTTCACCGTCAGGCCTATGATCTGTTGCTCGACTATGGCTGGGGCCAGACCACCACCTATGGCGAATTGGCCCGGGCCCTCGGCGATGTGACGCTGTCGCGTGCCGTGGGGCAGGCGATGGGGGCTAATCCCATACCGCTGATCATTCCGTGCCATCGCGTGCTCGCCAGCGATCGCAAGGCGGGCGGCTTTTCGGCGCCGGGCGGGGCTGGTTCAAAGGTACGCATGCTGGCGCTGGAGGGTGTAGCGGTAGGCGCACCGGCGGGCCAGATGACGTTTGGATTTTGA
- the gpt gene encoding xanthine phosphoribosyltransferase, producing the protein MSNPNQKSFPVTWDQFHRDSRALAWRLAGLGTFDAVVAIARGGLVPAAIVARELNIRTVETVAVKSYDHQNKGGIQVLKPISQPVLDLARNGAKVLIVDDLVDTGSTARVVREMLPGAHFATVYAKPKGREMVDTFITEVSQDTWIFFPWDLDVAYVAPISGGTD; encoded by the coding sequence TTGAGCAATCCCAACCAGAAGTCGTTCCCGGTGACCTGGGACCAGTTCCACCGCGACAGCCGCGCTTTGGCCTGGCGCCTGGCCGGGTTGGGCACGTTCGACGCCGTCGTCGCCATCGCCCGAGGCGGCCTCGTGCCGGCGGCCATCGTGGCGCGCGAGCTCAATATCCGCACGGTCGAGACTGTGGCGGTCAAGAGCTACGACCACCAGAACAAGGGCGGCATCCAGGTGCTCAAGCCCATCAGCCAGCCGGTGCTCGATCTCGCCAGGAACGGCGCCAAGGTGCTGATCGTCGACGATCTCGTCGATACCGGCTCCACCGCGCGCGTGGTCCGCGAAATGCTGCCCGGCGCGCACTTTGCCACGGTCTATGCCAAGCCCAAGGGCCGCGAGATGGTGGATACCTTCATCACCGAAGTCAGCCAGGACACCTGGATTTTCTTCCCGTGGGATCTGGATGTGGCCTATGTCGCGCCGATTTCGGGCGGGACGGACTGA
- a CDS encoding autotransporter outer membrane beta-barrel domain-containing protein, protein MTASITARSPDLFGPRNPARVAGLAVLLVMVGVSGVRADCLPAGGTSFVCSGATTLPQFIVMDDAVVTTTPGFGVDTSIGMPALAIGGNGSLSYFDDNASALVSDDAGLYVENLGAGAGEISVTSNGAITGGGGFMGAATVINSGIGATSVALSGPVNGEAVGLLVGNGNFASTGNVAVTTGTVNAGIIGIYAVNVGAGALEIVATGAVHAGDAGIVALVAPDNIGGVTVNAQSVTAGTGINVANFGLGETRISVAGTATGTDDVGISAEVFDDNNTGGLALDVANASGDFAGISAVNFGLGGTRVTTTGLVTSATGPGLAVWAGNDFNTNEVLVDVNSVTGYEMAILVRNDSAGTSRVTVNGLVEAQNAIIADTISDAAFVLTIDGEVRSTLGVAGLAVDALLSGATTITNNNRLSGRVELSDFGDVLNNAGLWDVDDTSTFGQGSDSVVNQAGATLRTARLAAIAETTRLLDLESFSGGGTVLLADGGVGDTLEMDGNLVFGPGAVQAINFGGAGADKIVVDGAADVTDATLLVNLLPDYVLGQTFAVLSAGGGLTGEFSQVGPSTAYLYLLDSYDANNAYLQVVLSQALGAPGRTLNQIATGTGLESLDLGNPLVVSLLNVPTDDAARAMLAALSGEIHGSVQSALLHDSWLLREAVLAHLRASLDGSSSAPVLGYAGGVETLTWEPALTQIWSEAFGHWGRVASDGNASEMQTRTGGMLAGADSVLGDWRVGMLLGYGATNISVPDLASSADSKSYQAGLYGGTAWGDVAFRGGMAYAWNDISSTRTAVTGGGIQNLTANYGTSVAQAFAELAYTADFGSTMLEPFANVAVVGSQSPGYAEQGGTAALSAPASSNVAAFTTLGLRAAAKFIVGETTLVTVTAAAGWRQGFGSAPQVQNALAGGAGFSIAGPSISGSAVVLDAGLEVEFSEQFRLGASYNSVIGAAQFDQSIKGSLTVRF, encoded by the coding sequence GTGACAGCGTCTATTACAGCTCGGTCGCCTGACCTGTTCGGGCCGCGCAATCCTGCGCGGGTGGCCGGCCTTGCTGTGCTGCTGGTTATGGTGGGCGTTTCTGGGGTAAGAGCCGACTGCCTGCCGGCAGGTGGCACGAGTTTCGTGTGCAGCGGGGCGACGACGCTGCCGCAGTTCATCGTCATGGACGACGCCGTGGTGACGACCACACCAGGATTTGGTGTCGATACGAGCATAGGTATGCCGGCCCTGGCCATCGGGGGAAATGGCTCGCTCAGCTATTTTGACGACAATGCGTCGGCGCTGGTGTCGGATGACGCGGGTCTCTATGTCGAAAATCTTGGCGCTGGAGCGGGCGAGATATCCGTGACCAGCAACGGCGCCATTACTGGCGGCGGCGGGTTCATGGGCGCGGCAACTGTCATCAATAGCGGTATTGGTGCTACCTCGGTCGCGTTGTCGGGCCCGGTGAATGGCGAGGCCGTCGGTTTGCTGGTGGGCAATGGCAATTTTGCCTCTACGGGCAACGTCGCGGTGACGACCGGCACGGTGAATGCAGGCATTATCGGCATTTATGCCGTCAATGTCGGCGCTGGCGCGCTGGAGATCGTGGCGACCGGCGCAGTGCATGCGGGTGATGCCGGCATTGTGGCGTTGGTGGCGCCCGACAACATTGGCGGCGTTACGGTCAACGCACAATCGGTAACGGCTGGCACGGGTATCAATGTCGCCAATTTCGGCCTTGGCGAAACGAGGATCAGCGTGGCCGGAACGGCCACGGGGACCGACGACGTGGGCATTTCGGCAGAGGTCTTTGACGACAACAATACCGGTGGCCTGGCGCTGGACGTCGCCAACGCGAGCGGCGATTTCGCGGGTATCTCGGCCGTCAATTTTGGGCTGGGCGGCACCAGGGTGACGACGACGGGGCTGGTAACGAGCGCGACCGGCCCCGGCCTTGCCGTGTGGGCGGGCAACGACTTCAACACCAATGAAGTGCTGGTCGATGTCAATTCCGTGACCGGCTACGAGATGGCCATACTGGTCCGCAACGACAGCGCGGGAACGTCCCGTGTCACAGTGAACGGCCTGGTCGAGGCCCAGAACGCTATCATTGCCGATACCATCAGCGACGCCGCCTTCGTGCTGACCATCGACGGCGAAGTGCGCAGTACGCTTGGGGTGGCCGGCTTGGCCGTCGATGCGTTGCTGAGCGGCGCAACCACGATTACCAACAACAATCGTCTGAGCGGTCGCGTCGAGTTGAGCGACTTCGGCGACGTCCTGAACAATGCCGGCCTATGGGATGTGGATGATACGAGCACATTCGGGCAGGGCAGCGACAGCGTGGTCAACCAGGCAGGTGCCACTCTACGGACCGCGCGACTGGCCGCTATTGCGGAAACGACGCGATTACTCGATCTCGAGAGCTTTTCCGGTGGCGGGACGGTGTTGCTGGCCGATGGTGGCGTTGGTGACACGCTGGAGATGGACGGCAACCTGGTCTTCGGACCGGGTGCAGTGCAGGCGATCAATTTCGGTGGCGCCGGGGCGGACAAAATCGTCGTTGATGGCGCTGCGGATGTCACGGACGCGACGCTGCTGGTCAACCTGCTGCCGGACTACGTTCTGGGTCAGACGTTCGCCGTTCTGTCGGCCGGCGGTGGGCTGACCGGTGAGTTTTCTCAGGTGGGCCCGAGCACGGCCTATCTGTATTTGCTCGACAGCTATGACGCCAACAATGCCTATCTGCAGGTGGTACTGTCGCAAGCGCTGGGTGCCCCTGGGCGGACGCTCAACCAGATTGCCACAGGCACGGGCCTCGAAAGCCTGGACCTGGGAAACCCCCTGGTGGTGAGCCTGCTTAATGTCCCAACCGATGACGCGGCGCGGGCGATGCTCGCCGCATTGTCCGGGGAAATCCACGGCTCCGTGCAATCGGCGCTGCTGCATGACAGCTGGCTGTTGCGAGAGGCAGTGCTAGCGCATCTCCGCGCAAGTTTGGACGGTTCGTCGTCAGCGCCAGTGCTTGGCTATGCCGGTGGCGTCGAAACGCTGACCTGGGAGCCGGCACTGACGCAGATCTGGTCGGAAGCCTTTGGCCATTGGGGGCGGGTGGCCAGCGATGGCAATGCGTCCGAGATGCAGACTCGAACAGGTGGTATGTTGGCCGGCGCCGACAGCGTGTTGGGCGATTGGCGTGTCGGAATGCTGCTCGGCTATGGTGCGACCAACATTTCGGTGCCCGATCTGGCCTCTAGCGCCGACAGCAAGAGCTACCAGGCAGGCCTCTATGGCGGTACGGCTTGGGGCGATGTGGCCTTCCGCGGCGGTATGGCCTATGCGTGGAACGACATCAGCAGCACGCGAACGGCCGTGACGGGCGGCGGCATCCAGAATTTGACCGCCAACTATGGAACTTCGGTCGCCCAGGCTTTCGCGGAACTGGCCTACACGGCCGATTTCGGCAGCACCATGCTGGAGCCGTTCGCCAATGTTGCGGTGGTAGGGTCGCAGAGCCCTGGCTATGCCGAACAAGGCGGAACGGCGGCGCTCAGTGCGCCGGCCAGCAGCAATGTTGCGGCATTCACGACCCTTGGACTGCGGGCCGCGGCCAAGTTTATCGTCGGCGAAACGACCTTGGTGACGGTCACGGCGGCAGCCGGTTGGCGGCAGGGGTTTGGTTCAGCGCCGCAGGTGCAGAATGCCTTGGCCGGCGGGGCAGGCTTCTCGATAGCCGGTCCGTCGATCAGCGGCAGTGCCGTGGTGCTGGATGCCGGGCTGGAGGTCGAGTTCTCGGAGCAGTTCCGGCTGGGTGCCAGCTATAACAGCGTCATCGGCGCCGCGCAGTTCGACCAGAGCATCAAGGGCTCACTGACCGTCCGCTTCTAA
- a CDS encoding phage minor head protein, with translation MGRLPRDLEEKRLRLLGAVRRGAFEGYMRRGRVPDVYEHIAEAVREAKALSPDVSPDTPTSAKPVGRPTTHYVWRTAGDNRVRDGHAARNGQIFAWNDPPEHGHPGREPNCRCWPEPYYGDPAVPDALQAMVSERHVNTDPAVLWASIDTTTRPDGSLAASNVVLNDGTVIDSTFSGTSVERLVNLSDGTIVRIERGPEAQHLSVASPNDAPLLVAQLGRLLFPPPPPLVAQPNPPKCWPLCQRS, from the coding sequence ATGGGACGGCTACCAAGAGACCTTGAAGAGAAGCGGCTGCGTCTGCTGGGCGCCGTGCGTCGTGGCGCCTTTGAGGGCTACATGCGGCGCGGGCGCGTGCCGGATGTGTACGAACATATCGCGGAAGCTGTTCGCGAGGCCAAGGCGCTTAGTCCGGACGTGTCGCCGGATACGCCGACGTCGGCCAAACCTGTCGGACGGCCAACGACGCATTACGTGTGGCGCACCGCGGGTGACAACCGGGTGCGCGATGGGCATGCCGCCCGCAACGGCCAGATTTTCGCCTGGAACGATCCGCCAGAGCATGGTCATCCGGGGAGGGAGCCGAACTGCAGGTGCTGGCCGGAGCCGTATTATGGCGATCCGGCGGTGCCGGACGCTTTGCAGGCGATGGTGTCGGAACGGCATGTAAACACGGACCCTGCCGTGCTCTGGGCGAGCATTGATACGACGACGCGACCGGATGGCAGTCTGGCAGCGTCGAACGTAGTGCTGAATGACGGGACGGTGATCGATTCGACGTTCTCGGGAACGAGCGTCGAACGCCTGGTGAACCTATCGGACGGCACCATTGTTCGCATTGAACGAGGGCCTGAAGCCCAGCACCTGTCTGTCGCGTCGCCGAACGACGCGCCATTGTTGGTTGCCCAATTGGGGCGACTGCTTTTCCCACCACCGCCGCCATTGGTGGCTCAGCCTAATCCCCCGAAATGCTGGCCACTTTGCCAACGCAGTTGA
- a CDS encoding CsbD family protein, protein MHKDQVDGVGKQIKGAVKDAVGGLTGNEKLQAEGKADKVVGKVQQKVGDAKDATRDALKK, encoded by the coding sequence ATGCACAAAGATCAAGTTGATGGCGTCGGCAAGCAGATCAAGGGCGCAGTCAAGGACGCTGTTGGCGGCCTGACCGGTAACGAGAAGCTGCAGGCCGAAGGCAAGGCCGACAAGGTTGTTGGCAAGGTCCAGCAGAAGGTCGGCGACGCCAAGGACGCAACCCGCGACGCGCTCAAGAAGTAG
- a CDS encoding RidA family protein, whose amino-acid sequence MIERIETGIAPSSAPINDAVKAGKQVWLVAIAEDPVTGEIVGGGIAAQARRCLQNLDIAIKAAGGTLANLVMVNIYLVDRADAAGMNAVYREFFTAQPYPVRATVVVKELLADGLLIEMTATGVLD is encoded by the coding sequence ATGATCGAGCGGATCGAGACCGGGATTGCGCCATCGTCGGCGCCCATCAATGACGCGGTGAAGGCCGGCAAGCAGGTCTGGCTGGTGGCGATTGCCGAGGATCCTGTGACCGGCGAGATCGTCGGCGGCGGCATCGCGGCGCAGGCGCGGCGGTGCCTCCAGAATCTCGACATCGCCATCAAGGCGGCCGGCGGGACGCTGGCCAACCTGGTGATGGTCAATATCTACCTCGTCGACCGCGCCGATGCGGCCGGGATGAACGCGGTCTATCGCGAGTTCTTCACCGCGCAACCCTATCCGGTGCGGGCCACGGTCGTGGTCAAGGAATTGCTGGCCGATGGCCTGCTCATCGAAATGACGGCGACCGGGGTGCTGGACTGA
- a CDS encoding RluA family pseudouridine synthase, producing MPGPMPTLINYFPPLEPYLNVLHVDDDILVLDKQSGLLSVPGKDPSLWDCIEHRARQQWPTAGMCHRLDKDTSGVLVMALNKRAHGRIGSQFEHRKTTKAYIARVAGIIEADSGLVDLPLATDWDNKPRQRVDHENGRPSQTEWTVIEREANATRVRLHPLTGRTHQLRVHMKAIGHVILGDVFYGDADTLAAADRLQLHAAELGFTHPTSGEFMTFVAPTPF from the coding sequence ATGCCCGGTCCCATGCCCACCCTCATCAACTATTTCCCGCCACTCGAGCCCTACCTCAACGTCCTGCATGTCGACGACGACATCCTCGTGCTCGACAAGCAGAGCGGCCTGCTGAGCGTACCCGGCAAGGATCCGTCCTTGTGGGACTGCATCGAGCACCGTGCGCGCCAGCAGTGGCCGACCGCTGGCATGTGCCACCGCCTCGACAAGGACACGTCGGGTGTCCTCGTCATGGCGCTCAACAAGCGCGCCCATGGTCGCATCGGCAGCCAGTTCGAGCATCGCAAGACCACCAAGGCCTATATCGCCCGCGTCGCCGGCATCATCGAGGCCGATAGCGGCCTGGTCGACCTGCCCCTCGCCACCGATTGGGACAACAAGCCCCGCCAGCGCGTCGACCACGAAAACGGCCGCCCGTCGCAGACCGAATGGACGGTCATCGAACGCGAAGCCAATGCCACCCGCGTTCGCCTCCATCCGCTCACCGGCCGCACCCATCAGCTCAGGGTCCACATGAAGGCCATCGGCCATGTGATTCTGGGCGATGTGTTTTATGGCGATGCCGACACCCTCGCCGCCGCCGATCGCCTGCAGCTGCATGCTGCTGAATTGGGCTTCACCCACCCGACATCAGGCGAGTTCATGACCTTCGTGGCGCCGACGCCGTTTTGA
- a CDS encoding SDR family oxidoreductase: protein MPSPFDLSGKRALVTGSSRGLGYAMAQALAEAGASVVLNARDSVALGAAAQDLAASGASVKAVAFDVTSRDSINDAVSYIEDEIGPIDILVNNAGMQFRSSLEAFPPEKFDQIIATNLTSVFNVSQPVARYMIARGAGKIVNICSLMSGLARPSIAPYAATKAAVANITRGMAVDWAKHGLNINGIAPGYFATELNEALLKDEKFNAWVETRTPMGRWGQPHELGGAVVFLCSEAARFVNGHILYVDGAFTATV from the coding sequence ATGCCATCCCCATTCGACCTGTCCGGCAAGCGCGCCTTGGTCACCGGCTCCAGTCGCGGCCTGGGTTATGCCATGGCGCAGGCTCTTGCCGAAGCCGGCGCTTCTGTGGTGCTCAATGCACGCGACAGTGTCGCTCTGGGTGCGGCGGCGCAGGACCTGGCGGCATCAGGTGCGTCGGTCAAAGCGGTCGCATTCGACGTCACCAGCCGCGACAGCATCAACGATGCGGTGAGCTATATCGAGGATGAAATCGGCCCCATCGACATCCTCGTCAACAATGCCGGCATGCAATTTCGCTCGAGCCTGGAAGCGTTCCCGCCCGAAAAGTTCGACCAGATCATCGCCACCAACCTGACCTCGGTGTTCAATGTCAGCCAGCCCGTGGCCCGCTACATGATCGCCCGCGGCGCCGGCAAGATCGTCAATATCTGCTCGCTGATGTCCGGCCTCGCCCGTCCCTCGATCGCGCCCTATGCGGCAACCAAGGCGGCGGTTGCCAACATCACCCGCGGCATGGCCGTGGATTGGGCCAAGCACGGCCTGAACATCAACGGCATTGCGCCCGGCTACTTCGCCACCGAGCTCAACGAGGCGCTGCTGAAGGACGAGAAGTTCAACGCCTGGGTCGAAACCCGTACGCCCATGGGCCGTTGGGGGCAGCCGCACGAACTGGGTGGCGCAGTGGTCTTCCTCTGCTCGGAGGCCGCCCGCTTCGTCAACGGCCACATCCTCTATGTCGATGGCGCCTTCACGGCGACGGTGTGA